The genomic region CGCACAGCTCCGCCCGAGGACTACCGGCCACGCAGGACGTAGGCAACCCCGGCTCAGGAGCGCGATGCGGCTACCCAGGTCCTCAGGACTTCGAGCACCTCCTGCAGATTGCCAGGGCCACCGTGCCCATAGAAGCGACCTTCCTTTACCTCGCATCTCACCCAGTCGTCATCGCTTCTTTCTTCCGAAACAGGATTCGGTGTGGGAATCGCGCCGACATCCGCCTCAACTGACCAACCAGGGTTGTCGAGGGTGTCGATTCGAA from Pseudomonadota bacterium harbors:
- a CDS encoding immunity 53 family protein, encoding MVTDDTLSWLQQWYRSQCDGEWEHGSGVRIDTLDNPGWSVEADVGAIPTPNPVSEERSDDDWVRCEVKEGRFYGHGGPGNLQEVLEVLRTWVAASRS